From Campylobacter pinnipediorum subsp. caledonicus:
TGTAAGCCTTACAGTAAATGAAGTCTTGCAAAATACAATAAAACTAACAATCATCCCTATAACTTTCAAAGAGAGTCTTTTTTGTGATTTTAAAATAGGCAGAAGAGTAAACATAGAAAGTGACATGATGGCAAGATATATCGCCAGGCAAATTGAGTTTAAAAAAGAGCTTACTTGGGAAAAAGTAGACAACTTTTTGAGTTTGTATTAAACAATAAAAATATCATAGCTGGATTTAGCACTAGATTTGGTGGGGTTAGTAACGGATCTTATAGCTGTTTAAATCTAGGTTTGCATACTGACGATAATATATACAATGTCTTAAAAAATAGAGAAGTTTTAAGAAATTTTCTTTGCTTACAAAAGCTGATTTTTATAAATCAAATTCATTCAGATGAAGTTAAAATTCTAAAAAATAAAGATCAATTTCTTGGTAATTGTGATGGAATTATCACAAATTTAAAAAATATCGGAATATGTGTTATGGTTGCTGATTGTTCACCTATTTTAATTTATGACAATAAAAATAGTGTTATTGCTTGTATCCATGCTGGAAGACAAGGTATTGTCCAGAAGATACTAACAAAATGTGTGATAAAAATGCAAGAGAATTTTAACTCAAATGCTTCCGACTTATTAGTATTTGTAGGACCAAATATAAAAGGTAGCTGTTACGAGATTGGGAATTTGGATTTTGGAGAGCTTAATAAGTTCAAGACAGAAAATAAATTTGATATGAACTTGGCAATTAAAAATGAGCTTATTTCACTTGGCATAAATAATTTTTCTTTTGATCATAATTGCACGCATTGTGATAACAGATACTTTTCTTATAGAAGAGATAAAACAACTGGTAGATTTGCTGGAATAATAGCTTTAAGGTAGATAAAATGGGATATGAAAACTTTAATACTCAAAATATAACAAATATAAAAATAGCGCAAAATGCAAAAAAATTTGATATAGAAATTTTGCAAAACGAAGCTTTTTTAAACAATATAACACAGATTTCAGATATAAATATAGGTAGTCAAGACTTAGAAAACATAAAAAATATTTTTAATAGTTTAATCCAAATAGAAGAAAACTTGCAATTAAGCAAATAATATGTTATTTTAAACTTGAATAACAATATTTTTTGTTTTACTTTAAAAAGTAATGAATTTTATCTTATTAATTTTTTAGATAC
This genomic window contains:
- the pgeF gene encoding peptidoglycan editing factor PgeF, producing the protein MGKSRQLFEFVLNNKNIIAGFSTRFGGVSNGSYSCLNLGLHTDDNIYNVLKNREVLRNFLCLQKLIFINQIHSDEVKILKNKDQFLGNCDGIITNLKNIGICVMVADCSPILIYDNKNSVIACIHAGRQGIVQKILTKCVIKMQENFNSNASDLLVFVGPNIKGSCYEIGNLDFGELNKFKTENKFDMNLAIKNELISLGINNFSFDHNCTHCDNRYFSYRRDKTTGRFAGIIALR